The Capricornis sumatraensis isolate serow.1 chromosome 20, serow.2, whole genome shotgun sequence genome contains the following window.
GGAGTGCGCCGGTCTTGGGGAAATGCCCGGTTCCTTCGTGCCCACGGTCACCGCGATCACAACCAGCCAGGACCTCCAGTGGCTTGTGCAACCCACCCTCATCTCTTCCATGGCCCAGTCCCAGGGGCAGCCACTGGCCTCCCAGCCCCCGGCCGTTGACCCCTACGACATGCCAGGAACCAGTTACTCCACACCGGGCCTGAGTGGCTACAGCAGTGGCGGAGCGAGTGGCAGTGGTGGGCCTTCCACCAGTGGAACCACCAGTGGACCTGGGCCTTCCCGCCCAGCTCGAGCCCGGCCTAGGAGACCCCGAGAGGAGACGGTGAGTAAGGAGCATCAGAGCTTGCTCTGGGGGCTGGCAGGGAGGAAGCGAGAGAGGCAGGAACTTTCCCACTCTTTGGATGAAGGACCACCTGCAGCCTCAATGCTGCAGAAACCCTGTCCTCCTCCCCACAGTGAGGACTTGGTCCGTTTCTGACTCCTGGGGGTTCTTGACGAAGAGGAGGTTCAGCATGGAGGGGGAGTACACCGTGTCCCCAGATCTCACCATCTCTATTTCTTCTACTCAGCTCaccccagaggaggaggagaagagaagggtTCGCCGAGAACGAAACAAACTGGCAGCAGCAAAGTGTAGGAACCGGCGAAGGGAGCTGACTGACCGACTCCAGGCGGTGAGGGTGgtccctggggtggggtgggctgagGGAAGGCTGAAGGGGGGCTCTCTCTCCCTATCTTCTGCTGCCCACCACCACCTGTGCCTCTGTCCTGAACTGAGAGCAAGAGGTTCCACATGTGGAACTGGATACAGATGGGGTCAGCCAGCTCACACACACTGACCCTCACATACTCCTGGCCAGTCCCTGTCCTGGTTGATGACCCCCTCACGCCCCTGACCACTTGCCTGGCCTTCACTTTATCCTGAGGGGGACCTACGAGCGACCTTTAATAGAgggatgcttcagtcatgtccctttTTTGGTCTTGGGCAAGTGATAACCCTTTTTGCCTCAGTTTTCCATCTCATCAACTCCTCATTGAATCTCCTAGCTTTAACATTCTGGAGAGTCTGAGGAACAAAATCCTTTAATCCTATGTCAATTCCCCCACCATCTGCCCCTGCCACCTGTAGTTCTATCTTGGGCTGGTGGCCTGTGCCAAGGTGCCCCTCAATTTTCATGCCCTACCTCAGTCTGAGAGTTTTCTACGTTACGCTTGTAGGGTGACTGCTCACCTTGGAGGAAACCGGGGAAATTGTCTACTTCCCTAAGCTACCTGGTCTCTTCCCTGGGAGGCAGAGGGGGAAGGGTAATGAGGTGAATAGGGGGCATGAAAACCACGTGAGGATGGTTGGTTCATTCAACAACCCTCCGAGTGCCTCTTGCAACCAGAGACTTCCCCTGTGTACCTGGCCCTTTGCCAAACAACCACTggacagatggggagactgagggtCCTAGAAGGCAAGACCCCTCCCCCAAGTCCcctagcacaccaggcctctacCTCAGGGAGTCTTTCAATCGGGAGCCGCCTTCCAGCCATCGGCCTTAGCCATCAGAGTAGGAGAGCTGGTTTCAGCCATGACCCACCTTCTCCAGTCGCTCAcggccttttcctccttccttgctCTCCTCCGTGCTCCGCCGTGGCCATCGGGGACCTCAGGAGACAGATCAGCTAGAGGAAGAAAAGGCGGAGCTGGAGTCGGAGATCGCCGAGCTCCAAAAGGAGAAGGAACGTCTGGAGTTTGTGCTGGTGGCCCACAAACCGGGCTGCAAGATCCCCTACGAAGAGGGGCCCGGGGGGCCCGGGCCGGGCCCGCTGGCGGAGGTGAGAGATTTGCCGGGGTCAGCATCCACTAAGGAAGATGGTTTCAGCTGGCTGCtgccgcccccgccaccaccgccCCTGCCCTTCCAGACCAGCCAAGACGCACCCCCCAACCTGACAGCTTCTCTCTTTACACACAGTGAAGTTCAAGTCCTCGGCGACCCCTTCCCCGTTGTTAACCCTTCGTACACTTCCTCGTTTGTCCTCACCTGCCCGGAGGTCTCCACGTTCGCCGGCGCCCAACGCACCAGCGGCAGTGACCAGCCTTCCGACCCCCTGAACTCGCCCTCCCTTCTTGCTCTGTGAACtttagacaaaacaaacaaacacacaagggAGAGAGATTTGGACGCGGAGGAactggaggagaggggaagagacaAAGCGGGCGTGTGGTTTCCCTGCCTCTCCTGCTTGACCCTCTGCTGCCGCTGCCATCGGACAGGAGGACTTCCTTGTGTTTTGTGCTGCCTCTTGTTTCTGCCGGCCCGGCGAGGCCAGAGAGCTGGTGACTTTGGGGgcacggggtggggaggggatggacACCCCCCAGGCTGCCCACTGCTGCCTTTGGGCCGTTTCGTTTGGACCCAACCtctggggatggggggtgggggcgggggcgatGCCCACCTTTGGGCTGGAGGGAGTGGGGTGTTGGCAGTGGGCTGTGGGTGGGTTGGAGTTATCTCCAGAGAGGCCCAACAAGGAAATGCCACCGAACCCCCAAAGTGTTTCCCCTATGCCCACCCTTCCAGGGGTGACTAGGCTGGTTCTCCCTGCCGCCCCCCACGACCTCAGCTTATTTATCCAACATTTCCATGTGCTTCGATCCTCCTCCGAATTGAGCCCCCTTTAAAGGGAAGTTGATGCGCCCCCCCTTTGATAATCTTCCTTCCACCCAGACCTAGTCTGAAATGTGAACCTCCCTCCCTGACCGTCCAGCTGCTCCATCCCGGCAAAACTGGCTCCGATTTTGAATTTCCCACCTCCTAAGCCTCCCCCAACATTCAGCTCCCAGCCCTTCTTCCTGATTACAGTATTATTCTCCCCCTGCCCGCCACCCACCTCCCACAGCCTCCCCTCCTGGCCTTCCTTGTTGGGCCTCTCTGATTCAGGCAGCAGGGGGCGCTGTGATGCCTGTCCTGCTGGAGTGTTTTATACTGTGAAACGAGTTGGCCGGATTGTGGGGGGAGCCGGGTGGGACAGAACCCCTCCGGAGGGATTGAGCCCCCGACTCCCCAAAGCCTTTCCGtggtctcccctccccccatctgcCTTCTTTCTCCCCTCAAAATGAATTAGACTCGAGGGGGTAACAGAATCGAGAGGGGATGACAGTTATCCATCCACGTGGCCTCTCTCCTCAGGACCCCCCCGCCTCCACGCCCCAGACCAAGTCCTGGCCTTTTTCTTTAAGGCCTGTCACCCTATCCCAGCCTAGGACGCCAACTTCTCCTTTGCCTTGGCCTCCGACAACCTTTCTAGAAAGAGAGCAGGGGGAGATCGCCAGGGGTCCCCGACATTTTCCCGGAGAAGATTTAAAGGCTGAGGCTTTGACCCCCACCACCCCCTAATATTTTTGGACTGGCAAACTCCAAGGGGCTGGGTTCCCTGAGATCCCAGCTTCCCCTCGCCCAACCCCAGCCCCAATTTTCGGTTTAGGTTCCCTAACCCTGCCTTTCCCTGTGTTTCCCCTCATGAGGATTGTATCATGAGGCCAATTGATATTTTTTAATGTCGGGTGGGTCACGCCGCCCTCTGTGCTGCATGGAAAACATTCCACTGCCCCGTCCTGCGGCTCCCGCCCTGAACCCAGACGCCCCCAACCCACTTCCGTGGCTATTTATCCCTTTCTTGATTTGCGAAAGACACTTATATCtattatgtataaataaatatattatatatgagtgtgtgcgcgcgcgtgtgagtgtgtgagcgCTTCTGCATCCTTGGCCTAGGTCACGTTGGCCCTCAAAGCCATGCCGTTGAATTGGAAACACTGCTTCTGGAAACTTCCAGGCTGCCTGTCTCCGGCTGCCTCTGTCTCTAGCTGTCTCTTTTCTGGCTGTCTCTGGTTGTTTTCTGGCCGTCTCTGGTTGTTTTCTGGCCGTCTCTGGCTATCTCCTTCCTGAGTCTCTCCCGCCTCTGTCTGTTCTCTGCCAGTTTTTACCTGACTCTTTCCATGTGACTGTCCCTGGTTCTCCAGCCGTCTTCTGACTCTGGGTTTGTTGGGGacctgatattttatttttgtgagtaAGCTGAGGGATTATAGATTTTTGCAATCTGTATCTTTGAGAATTCTGGGTGCGAGTGATGCTGTGagcagggcctgcccctgcagaCCACAATGTATTGAATCCCCAACCCCCCTGCCCCATGCTGTATTTGtgattctttttgtattttgcaCCTGATTCCCCcgggggctggggctggctggCACTGGGCCACTACCCTCCTCCTCGTGGTTCTGCACTGTCGCCAATAAAAAGCTCTTAAAAATGTATCCACCAAGCTTCAGGATCTCTTTGCTCTTGACACCCATCATCTGCCTTCCTTTCAGCATGAGGGAGTAAGGTTAGATTGCTAcaggaccacacacacacacatatgctggAACTCTTACTAGTGAATCAGTCAACAGCAGGATGGAGGGAGGCTAGACAGTCAGGAGGACTTCCCACACAGACAGGCTGTACCTCCTCCTTGAAGAAGTAATGAGGCAGAATATTAGCCATGAGGTGTCTGATACCAAAATACTAAAGGCTCAGGGAGGTTTCCAGGTGAGGGAAGAATTTATACTTGACCATGTAATGCTCTAGGGTTGGCCTGAGCAAAAGTGAGAGGTAGAAAAAAACTTGAACTGTTGAAGACCACTCAGGTACATTGGGAGTCCTCAGGGTTATGTGAATCATAAAGCTTGGATCACTTTACAGTGAAGATgagtttccttttgctttttcacatgaTCACATCTTCTGAGTGAGGAACATATTGGGGACAACCCAAGACTGACTAAACCAAAGATATTGCCACTTCGTCCACAGATACACTGAGCCATCCCCATTGCAAGATCCAAGCCCACTCTCATTCGCATAGCAGCAAGCACTTTGAGAATTGAAGTactggtccagaggttaggtgtcttagTAAATGACTAAGCAGGGGGATTTGTCATAATGGGATCCCTTAATTTATTAATTAGCTCAAAAATGTGCTAACATTAATTTCGAACTATTACTTAGTTCAAAcaaagtcggacgtgactgagcagacGCATACAATATTATGTGTCCAGGGCTGGGGACACTGCAGAGACCGAGACAGCCTCAAGCTCCCCCTCCCAGGGTTCACAGTCAAGTGGGGGGACACAGACTTGTTCCCAATCAGGGATAATGTAAATTGGGCAGAGTTGGGGGAGTCCATGGGACTTGGGGGGCCCTGTGGGGGCACCTAACCTGGTCTGGGAGTCAGGAAAGACTTCTGGGAAGAGAGGATCCCTAAACTGAGTCTTAGAGGATAAACAGAGGGGatagaaggaaatagaaaaaactgAGTCAAATGAAGCTGAGTCAAATGCAAAGAGTTGACGGGGGAGGGCTTGGTACATTGAGGAAGCTAGAGGTTCCCGGGGGCTAAAACAAAAGGTGTGAAGAGAGAGGTTGAGCAGGGACCAGATTCTGCAAGCTAAAATTCCAGACTAAGTTTAGATCTTCTCTTGAGAGTATTGGGGAGCTCTGGTAGGTTTTGGCCATAAGAAATTCAAGGACAGTTTTGTGCTTTAGGGAGACTCCTCTAGCTGCCAGGCTGAGGGTAATTGGGAAAGAGGCGGGGATGAGGCAGAGGACCAGGGAGGAGGCTaggatgagaacactgaggtgtGTCGGGGGGGGTGCCTGGAGCAGCACCAGGGCTGTGGgctggagaggaggggaaggattCAAGACTTCAAGGAGGCAAAACAGGCAGGGTTTGGTGAGTAGTTGGCTTAGGAAAAAGACAGCAGCGGGCAGTGGTAAATAGTATGGTCCAGGGGTGGGAGAGCCCTGGGGTTGGAGGCCTCCCAAAGGTGATCCTGGTTAAAAGGCTTcatctttctgaacctcagttttctcagctgcaGAATGGGCTGAAGGGTATCAGTGAGCTTATACATGCCAGCGCTGAGCACAGAGTAAACGCGCAATTATTACCATCCTCATCCCTGTTATTACAGCCGTCTTGTTTCCCTCTCTGGAATACTTTCCCCTTCTGCTGACTAATTCACTCCCATCCTTCAGGTATATGTTCAAACGTTACCCTGACACCCTacctgaactcaggtctccttatAAGACGTCCTCATAGGTTTTGTACCTGCCTTCCCAGTAGTGATAGTTGTTAATTCAATGGGGAGTTAATTAATGTTTAAAgtttgtctcctccactggccacgaggtcagggtcagggttttGTAGTCATCAGTGTGTCCCCAAGACCGCTCAGTGCAGGGCTGGGCATGGAGCAGTCACCCAGCAGATACTTGTTGAatatgtgaatgaataaatgatcaaAGGAATAAATATTCGACTATTTTATAACGTGATTAAATACATGAGTGGGTAAATGACTGAATAAGTGAGTAAGCAAGTGAAGGGGAGGAATCTAGGATCACTTTCTAACTGTAAATTTCATAGAACTGAGAGTATACACgagtttttcttcatcttttggaGTTCTTTGGTTTTCCCCGGggcgggcaggggtggggtgtgtgAATGTATTCACAGGGAAACACTTGAGCGGCAAAAATAAAGACTGCAGCGACATCTCCAGACGCTGGTCCAAGGTCCTCTGGGCCAACTCGCATTCTAATGTCCAgtttggaagaagaaaaagagaaaccgcTTCGCCCGAAAGGTGGAATTGAACCACTCTGTCGCTAGACAGCTACAGGTTTGAAGCCTGCACCCCAGACCACTGAGGATCATCCGGGCAGAAGGAAAGTTCCCCCACACAGCTATATAAAGCTcagaaatttctaattttttacacTTATGGTGACATAGTTTGTGGGAGTGTGAAACTGTTGATTTCAACATCTATAAACTCTCCCAAGTTTATTACAACAGACATCCTCCCAAAATGCTGCATTTGTCTCCTATGGATTGAATCACGTCTCTTTGGAAACTGTCTCATTTGCATAACGCCGCGCATTCTGGGAAACGGTGGTACTGGAAGTGGCCCCGTGGTGTCTAGCTGTTAAAGAGACTGAAGCCTCTTTTATCCAAGAGAGAAGTccgtttattttttttttaaacaaaaaagattCATAATTCGGGATCCAGAagcttctttcctgaaaaatctgaATTCGAGTGTGTCCGTTCCCGTTAAGAGTTTGATTTAGCCCAGCCGCGGAGACTCAGCGCTGGCGGCTGTAGGGCTGGTGCGACACCTGCTGTTGTTTTGTGGAACTTCAGCGATCTAAAcctttcaaaagttgaatgagcacctctcggttcagttcagtcgctcagtcctctccgactctttgcgaccccatggactgcagcacggcaggcttccccgtccatcaccaattcctggagcttgctcaaactcatgtgcatcgagtcggtgatgccatccaaccatctcattctctgtcgtccccttctcctcccgctttcaatatttcccagcatcagggtcttttccaatgagcgcCTACAGAGTCCCAGATACAATCCTAGGTACTGGTGATGACAGAATTTCTGTCCCCATTGAGCTTAAACACTAGAGAtcatcag
Protein-coding sequences here:
- the FOSB gene encoding protein FosB isoform X4: MFQAFPGDYDSGSRCSSSPSAESQYLSSVDSFGSPPTAAAASQECAGLGEMPGSFVPTVTAITTSQDLQWLVQPTLISSMAQSQGQPLASQPPAVDPYDMPGTSYSTPGLSGYSSGGASGSGGPSTSGTTSGPGPSRPARARPRRPREETLTPEEEEKRRVRRERNKLAAAKCRNRRRELTDRLQAETDQLEEEKAELESEIAELQKEKERLEFVLVAHKPGCKIPYEEGPGGPGPGPLAE
- the FOSB gene encoding protein FosB isoform X1; the encoded protein is MFQAFPGDYDSGSRCSSSPSAESQYLSSVDSFGSPPTAAAASQECAGLGEMPGSFVPTVTAITTSQDLQWLVQPTLISSMAQSQGQPLASQPPAVDPYDMPGTSYSTPGLSGYSSGGASGSGGPSTSGTTSGPGPSRPARARPRRPREETLTPEEEEKRRVRRERNKLAAAKCRNRRRELTDRLQAETDQLEEEKAELESEIAELQKEKERLEFVLVAHKPGCKIPYEEGPGGPGPGPLAEVRDLPGSASTKEDGFSWLLPPPPPPPLPFQTSQDAPPNLTASLFTHSEVQVLGDPFPVVNPSYTSSFVLTCPEVSTFAGAQRTSGSDQPSDPLNSPSLLAL
- the FOSB gene encoding protein FosB isoform X2, which codes for MFQAFPGDYDSGSRCSSSPSAESQYLSSVDSFGSPPTAAAASQECAGLGEMPGSFVPTVTAITTSQDLQWLVQPTLISSMAQSQGQPLASQPPAVDPYDMPGTSYSTPGLSGYSSGGASGSGGPSTSGTTSGPGPSRPARARPRRPREETETDQLEEEKAELESEIAELQKEKERLEFVLVAHKPGCKIPYEEGPGGPGPGPLAEVRDLPGSASTKEDGFSWLLPPPPPPPLPFQTSQDAPPNLTASLFTHSEVQVLGDPFPVVNPSYTSSFVLTCPEVSTFAGAQRTSGSDQPSDPLNSPSLLAL
- the FOSB gene encoding protein FosB isoform X3, with amino-acid sequence MFQAFPGDYDSGSRCSSSPSAESQYLSSVDSFGSPPTAAAASQECAGLGEMPGSFVPTVTAITTSQDLQWLVQPTLISSMAQSQGQPLASQPPAVDPYDMPGTSYSTPGLSGYSSGGASGSGGPSTSGTTSGPGPSRPARARPRRPREETLTPEEEEKRRVRRERNKLAAAKCRNRRRELTDRLQAETDQLEEEKAELESEIAELQKEKERLEFVLVAHKPGCKIPYEEGPGGPGPGPLAEVRDLPGEVQVLGDPFPVVNPSYTSSFVLTCPEVSTFAGAQRTSGSDQPSDPLNSPSLLAL